Genomic DNA from Leptospira inadai serovar Lyme str. 10:
ATCGGTAAATCGAAATAAATTCGCGGTCAACCTCTGGCTCAATAACTCCGCATTTTGAAGGTAATTATTTGCGGAGAAAACGAGTTTTTCGCTATCAACAAATCTTGCCATCAGATCCTGATCCGGTTCGTAGGCTCGTCCCAATATTTCTCGTTGGCCTTCGTATTCTAAAACTTGAAACTGGACCTGAAGTTCCTTAGGCTCTCTAAGATATTTTTGTAAAAACTCCGCCAAGAATCGGACCGGCTTTCCTTCGGAAGAAAGTTCCTCCAATTTTTCCAAGACATACAGCTTTTTATACGCGTCCTGAATTCCGCCGGATTTGTACACCAGCTCCATAAAATTTTTACCGATGATTTCCGGCGGTTTATACCCTAGGTGCTTTGCCACGGAGCGGTTCGCTGCCAAGACGGTCCAATTTTGATCGATGGAGAAAAGGAAGTCCTCCTCCGCTTCGAACAAACTCCGGTACTTCGCCTCGGATTCTTCGGCATTAACCCGCATTTTATCCAGTTCAAGAACACGATCGCTTAACTCGTCGGAAAGACCCTTAATTCGGTCGGCAAGTCCTAAAGATAATAGACTTACTTCCATCACGGAACCGATTTGGATTCCGTAAAGCGTAAAGAAATTATCGGGTAAAAGACCGAACGATTTTATCCCGAAGAGGAAACTAAATAAGATAAAGACCGACCAAGCCAATAGAAAATAGCGTGCCTCTCTTCTTCCGGCCAAAAGACATTGTACGCCGTTGAAGACCAGGAAGCCGAGCGTCAAAAACATAACCACGAGACTAAAGACGATCGAAGTCCGATAGTCTAGAAGCGTCAATGTGGAGACCATTCCGAGTATCTGAAGGAAAAAAAGGAAATTATAGATGCGAGCCGATTTCGGCGTATATTTCGCCGCTCCTAAAAAAGAACGACCGAATAAAGAAACCGTAAATAATCCCAAGAAAAGAAAGAAAGGAAGACTAAAATTCGCCCACACCGTCGAATTTCTCCAAAGGTATTGAAACGATAATCCGTTTAAAGTGAACTGAAAGAGTATGTAACTTAAAATATAAACGACGTAATACAAGTAGCTTCGATCCCGGATGGAAAAGAATAGAAACAGGTTATAAACCACCATCACCAGCGTAGAGCCGTAGTAAAAACCGAGCGCGAGCTGTTCGGTAAAAACGTGCTCGGCAAAACGGTTTTGAGTAAACGCTAATAACGGAAGAAGAACGGAACTTTTGGTAACGACTCTGAAATAAATTTCGCGACGACTCGAAGGAGATTCTTGAAATGAATAGGCAAAATTGCGGTATTCCATCTGCCTCGAGCTAAAGCCTCGCATATCGCCCGACATATTTACCGGATCGTTTCCGGAAGTGCTGGTATATAGGTCGACGTAGTCCAGCAAAGGGTAATCGATTTCCAAGATCCAATCCCTCTTACTCGAAACCGGATTCGAAACTCCGAGTCGGATCCAGATAGCTGCCTCGGTATATCCGATACTATTCTGCTCCAGGGTTTTGAACAAACCGTTTGCAGAAGCTTCGCGCACCTCGGAAAAGGTCATCCTTCCGGAAGTATCTTTGAAAATGCTAATATACGGAAGTAAGGACATCCCGTCCATGTTTTCGGCGACTACTAAATCTTTGATCGTTTGCTTGGATAAAATTTCCTGGGAAGGGTAAAAGAAAAAAAACGCGGCACCTGCGATCGTAAAAAGGACTCCTAGATTTTTCCAAGCGCCGCGCATAAATCTTTCCGTCAACCGCCGATGATTTGGCTAAAAATTCGAGTGAATATTTCCGACAGTCTCTTGAACAACTCCGCAGTGACGATAAAGGTTCCGATGCTGCTGCCTATTTGGGGAAGCATAAAAACCAAAAAGATTCGAATCACGTTGTTCTGCCAATAACCTTTGAAACGTTCGGAATCTTCTCCTATTTTCTCAAAATCTTCCACGAGGGGTTTGCGCAACCATGATTCCGCAAGTGCAGCCACCCAACCCGGCTTGATAATAGGATTAAAATTTCCGATCGGGGCTGCGATGAAAGCGAGTAGAATCGAAATAGGATGAGCTAAAGCGATGATCGCGCCGATAGCGGCTAATGTTCCCTTTACGAGAACCCAGCGAACGATGAACTCCTGCCCTGCTTCCTTTCCTCCGAACAATACTAACGTAGAGACCAGGATCAGAATGATCGCCGGAAATAAGAACGGGCGAATTTTATCCCAAGAGCCTTTGCTCGGAAGAATATCCAAATGCGTGACCGATTGATCCGATGCGATATTCTTCATGATCCCTTCTAAATGTCCGGCTCCGACTACCGCAAAGATTTTCCTTCCATGTTTTGCGGCTTCCCGAATCCGTTGGGCAAGGTACGCGTCTCTTTCATCAATGATGACGTTCTTTACCGATTCATAACGGGACGGTAGCTGGGAGAATAAATCCTTCAGTACGTCGTCGGATTTCATTTCCTCTATCTTTTCGGCGGAAATTTCTTCCTTCACGAACAGGGAAGTCACTAACGCCGAAAATAGATACATTCGATCCCAAAAACCGACTTTCCACCAGGCTCTTTTTAAAGTGATGGAGATTTCCCGATCAACGGGAAATATTCTGGCCCCAGTGCGTTCTCCTTCTTCGATGGCTCTGCGCATTTCATCGCCGGGACGAATGCTTCCATTACCCATCTTCTTTTGGAATGAGGAAAGAATTAGGCTGGAAAGAAGTAGCCACATTTTTCTTTCCTTGAATACCTTGAAAATATCCAATTTCTTCCAATGGTCCGGATCCTTAACGGACCTCATCCGAGAACCGCAAAGTTCCACACAAATGACGTCCGGTTTTTTTTCGGAAACGATTCGGGAGACTTCTTCTATGCTTTTTTGGCTAATATGCGCCGTTCCCAAAATCGTGATCACGGATCCGTTTAGGTCGAATGTTCGAATCGGTTCGGTGGATTCGGCGGTTTGTGTGGGAGAATTTGATTCCATTTTCTTTCTCCGGATAGTTTCGTCCGGTCGATAAGAGATGAAACTCAATTTTTAAGCCGGACCGGAGATTTCCGACGCGTTTTTCGCTCTTTTCTCCGTCTCTTGAAATAAAGAAAGGGATGTAATTTGTCTCTTTCTAAAAAATGATTTGAAGGATTCTTCAGGGGCGGCAAACTAAACGCCGTTTTCAAACGCTTTTTGCAGAGAAAAATAAAACCTTCACCATGCTTAACAAGGACGTAAAAATCATCAACGTTGGAATTGCGGATTTGCAAGGAGGACAATCTCCTTCTGTCATTCGTACTACATTAGGCTCTTGCATCGGAGTCGTTTTCTATTCTCCGGACAAAAAGGTCGGGGCTATGGCGCATATTATGTTGTCTAGGGATCCGACCGGAAAAGATTCCGCGAAAAATCCCTATAAATACGCCGATACCGCTCTACCGGAATTGGTAAAAAAAATGACGGAACTCGGATGCTCCAAGGGCGAATATCATGCCCGCTTGTTCGGCGGTGCCTCCATGTTTAAGGGAATGAATTCCAGTTTTCTGCAGAATATCGGGGAACTGAACATTAGCGTAGCTCGGGAATTTCTGGAGAAGGAAAAAATCACCTTACTCGTCGAAGACGTTTCCGGGCACGAAGGTCGAACGATCAGTTTATATTTAGACGACGGACGAATTCTCCTTAAAAAAGGCGGATTTGAAAAGTACCTCTACAAGGTCAGGTAGGCGGAGATGAAGGAAAAAATAGACCAACTCTTCGAAAATGAAGCCCAACTACCGAAAATCTCTTCGGTGGTGAGCAAAGTAATGGAGATGGTGAATCGTCCGGACGTTGCCATTGCCGACTTAGCGAAAGAAATCTCTAAAGATCCCGGTTTAACGGCGGCGGTCATCAAGCTTTCCAACTCCGCATACTATAGGCCGACCAAACCCGTTAAAACGGTACAGGAATCCCTTATGACATTGGGGATCAAAACGGTCCGTGAAATGATTCTCTTAACCGAAGCCAAAGGGATTTTAAAGAAGGACCTAAAAGGCTACCAGATAGATGGGGAATCCAACTGGATGCATTCTTTAACCGTCGCCGAGCTTGCGATGAGAATCACCGTTCAGAAAAAGTTAAAATTTGATAAAGACGTCGCATTTACCGCAGGGCTACTGCATAATATCGGAAAGGTAATCCTATCCGAATTTTTTCCGTCGATCATCCTACAACTGAGAGCCGAACTACAAACGTACGAAGGACCCTACAAAGACCTGGAAAGAAAATACTTCGGGTATACGCACGAGGAGGCCGGGGCGAAACTTTTAGCTAAATGGAATTTTCCAGAAGAATTGGTAGAAGTCGCTAATTTCTATACTGAACCCGAAAAAGCTGTGAAATTTCCCGAGCTAGTTTCGGTGGTTCATATCGCCCATTGTGTCGTAATTTTAAGCGGAATGGGAATTGACATAGGCGGTCTCCGCACGCCACTCTCCCCGCAAGCCCTCAAAGTAGCAGGAGTAACGGATGGTGATCTACAGATGTACTACACCCTTCTTCCTGAGATTGCGAGGCATCTTGCGGAGCTGATCGCTGTTTGAAAAATCTTGCGTTGATCGGCCCTAGAGGGGTCGGAAAGTCGAAAATTTCTAGGAAGCTTGCTAAATTAACAGGCAGGCCTGCCATTTCAACGGACATGATTGCCGTTTATGAAGCAGGAGGAATTTCGATTCCGGACTTCATTCAAGCAAACTCGGGTGATTGGAAACCGTTCCGAGACCTAGAGTACAAAATCTTAACAAAATTATCCGGCTCCAACGGCTTAATTTTAGACTGCGGCGGTGGAATACTCTTCGATCTCGATGCAAACGGAAAGGAGATTCCGAGCGAACGAAAAATTCAGCTTTTGCGCAAGGACTCTATCGTAGTGTCTTTATCCCGTCCAACTGCATATTTAGTAGAAAAAATTCAAAACGATTCGACGCGTCCTCCTCTTAATTCAGTAATTTCCTATAAAACAGTACTGGAATCACGATTACCGCATTATCGTGCGCACTCAGATTTTCAAATTGCTCTAGATGACCGCAAAATAGAAGAAGTGTGCGAAGAAATCCTACGCAAATCCGGATGGCTCTGATTGATCGCGAACGATTTGCCTTTACTTTAACGACTCTAAATACAAACCAATCAAACGAATCTAGGAAATAAGAAATCACTTTACGAGATTTTGAACTTCTTGAAATGTTCGTTTAACGGCCTTGTTCAAGCTCATTCGTTTTTCATGCGGATAAGTAAAGAATAGGAACGTGTTTTAAAAATATAGAATGTCCTATAGCGATGATCAAAAGGGGAAAGAATTCCCGAATACCATGACTAAGAAAAAACTAGAGGTCACGCATGTTAGATACAGAAATTCCGAAGAAGAACAAAGCTTCTTTCGAGAAACTTGTAAAATTGATTCGTCAGAGGAACTATAAGAAAGCAACCGAATACACATATTTAAGATACAATTTAGATTTTCTCCTTTTTGCCGATAAGCCGGCTGAGAAAGTCGTCACCAAAGATATTGAAAAGTATCTAGAGCATTTAAAAAAGAGAAAAGTATCGTCCTCGACGATACAAATCAATATCAGTTCGCTAAAGATGTTCTTTGAAGAAGTCCTGAATATGGATGTCTTCGACGATTTTACGCGCCCAGCACGCGAATACAAAACGCCGAAAGTGCTTACGGTAAAGGAAGTTTCCGCATTATTGGAGGCTTCGGCCTTGTCACCCCGCTCCCATCTCTTAGTCGGACTCGCCTACTATGAAGGACTCCGCGTCGGAGAAATCGTTCGCCTAAAATGGGGACAGTTCGATTTAAACAAAAAATCGCTGTATGTCGATTCTCCCGTCCCCACTCAAAAGAGGACAGTGATCTTAGACAATGAACTCTTAAAAATCCTAAAGCGGTTCGAAAAAGAAGTCGGCGCCGAAAAAGGATCGCATCTTTTTCCGGGCAAATTCCGAGGAAAACCCTTAACCTCGCGCAACGTGGAACGATTAATCGGCGATTTGGCAAAAGAAGCGGGAATAAAGACAATCGTAACCTTATTTACGCTCCGGCATAGCCGAGCCGTTCATCAGTTAGCGGAAGGAAAAACGTTGGAGGAGATTCGAGACTTTTTAGGGCATAAGAGTCTTGCTACGACCGAAAGTTATCTGCCGATTCGAAAAAATCTTCGTCCGCAAGTCCGTCAAAAACATATTCAAGACGCCTTAAAGGAAATTAGAAAGAAATATCGAAAATAAATTTTTCGTTTACGGAGGTATATAAACTAAATTTCAAATTTAGTTTA
This window encodes:
- a CDS encoding HDOD domain-containing protein, whose protein sequence is MKEKIDQLFENEAQLPKISSVVSKVMEMVNRPDVAIADLAKEISKDPGLTAAVIKLSNSAYYRPTKPVKTVQESLMTLGIKTVREMILLTEAKGILKKDLKGYQIDGESNWMHSLTVAELAMRITVQKKLKFDKDVAFTAGLLHNIGKVILSEFFPSIILQLRAELQTYEGPYKDLERKYFGYTHEEAGAKLLAKWNFPEELVEVANFYTEPEKAVKFPELVSVVHIAHCVVILSGMGIDIGGLRTPLSPQALKVAGVTDGDLQMYYTLLPEIARHLAELIAV
- a CDS encoding chemotaxis protein CheD → MLNKDVKIINVGIADLQGGQSPSVIRTTLGSCIGVVFYSPDKKVGAMAHIMLSRDPTGKDSAKNPYKYADTALPELVKKMTELGCSKGEYHARLFGGASMFKGMNSSFLQNIGELNISVAREFLEKEKITLLVEDVSGHEGRTISLYLDDGRILLKKGGFEKYLYKVR
- a CDS encoding shikimate kinase yields the protein MKNLALIGPRGVGKSKISRKLAKLTGRPAISTDMIAVYEAGGISIPDFIQANSGDWKPFRDLEYKILTKLSGSNGLILDCGGGILFDLDANGKEIPSERKIQLLRKDSIVVSLSRPTAYLVEKIQNDSTRPPLNSVISYKTVLESRLPHYRAHSDFQIALDDRKIEEVCEEILRKSGWL
- a CDS encoding TraB/GumN family protein, whose amino-acid sequence is MESNSPTQTAESTEPIRTFDLNGSVITILGTAHISQKSIEEVSRIVSEKKPDVICVELCGSRMRSVKDPDHWKKLDIFKVFKERKMWLLLSSLILSSFQKKMGNGSIRPGDEMRRAIEEGERTGARIFPVDREISITLKRAWWKVGFWDRMYLFSALVTSLFVKEEISAEKIEEMKSDDVLKDLFSQLPSRYESVKNVIIDERDAYLAQRIREAAKHGRKIFAVVGAGHLEGIMKNIASDQSVTHLDILPSKGSWDKIRPFLFPAIILILVSTLVLFGGKEAGQEFIVRWVLVKGTLAAIGAIIALAHPISILLAFIAAPIGNFNPIIKPGWVAALAESWLRKPLVEDFEKIGEDSERFKGYWQNNVIRIFLVFMLPQIGSSIGTFIVTAELFKRLSEIFTRIFSQIIGG
- a CDS encoding 7TM diverse intracellular signaling domain-containing protein, which codes for MRGAWKNLGVLFTIAGAAFFFFYPSQEILSKQTIKDLVVAENMDGMSLLPYISIFKDTSGRMTFSEVREASANGLFKTLEQNSIGYTEAAIWIRLGVSNPVSSKRDWILEIDYPLLDYVDLYTSTSGNDPVNMSGDMRGFSSRQMEYRNFAYSFQESPSSRREIYFRVVTKSSVLLPLLAFTQNRFAEHVFTEQLALGFYYGSTLVMVVYNLFLFFSIRDRSYLYYVVYILSYILFQFTLNGLSFQYLWRNSTVWANFSLPFFLFLGLFTVSLFGRSFLGAAKYTPKSARIYNFLFFLQILGMVSTLTLLDYRTSIVFSLVVMFLTLGFLVFNGVQCLLAGRREARYFLLAWSVFILFSFLFGIKSFGLLPDNFFTLYGIQIGSVMEVSLLSLGLADRIKGLSDELSDRVLELDKMRVNAEESEAKYRSLFEAEEDFLFSIDQNWTVLAANRSVAKHLGYKPPEIIGKNFMELVYKSGGIQDAYKKLYVLEKLEELSSEGKPVRFLAEFLQKYLREPKELQVQFQVLEYEGQREILGRAYEPDQDLMARFVDSEKLVFSANNYLQNAELLSQRLTANLFRFTDTGTVVAIRNCLREMIINAIEHGNLNISFDEKTRAMEDGNYFRFVQERQKDPYYKGKKIKVEYSLSADRFGVRITDEGKGFNHARTLKNKMEQLNSEGMTHGRGLTLTLSTFDVVKFNSNGNQVTLVKYF
- a CDS encoding tyrosine-type recombinase/integrase, with translation MLDTEIPKKNKASFEKLVKLIRQRNYKKATEYTYLRYNLDFLLFADKPAEKVVTKDIEKYLEHLKKRKVSSSTIQINISSLKMFFEEVLNMDVFDDFTRPAREYKTPKVLTVKEVSALLEASALSPRSHLLVGLAYYEGLRVGEIVRLKWGQFDLNKKSLYVDSPVPTQKRTVILDNELLKILKRFEKEVGAEKGSHLFPGKFRGKPLTSRNVERLIGDLAKEAGIKTIVTLFTLRHSRAVHQLAEGKTLEEIRDFLGHKSLATTESYLPIRKNLRPQVRQKHIQDALKEIRKKYRK